The following is a genomic window from Nicotiana tabacum cultivar K326 chromosome 3, ASM71507v2, whole genome shotgun sequence.
ATATAGAGTTTAAACAAGTTAAAATGTCTggatgaaaaaaaaaagtaaagtagGAGGACCGGCATGACAAATTGGCACAAGTACAGGCGTCATTTAAATTATTATGCCTTATATTTTCGGTAAGTGTATTACACGTGAGTGGTCCCACTCATAGACTACATCACTACACTCTAACCGACTCCAATTAACTCCATATTTCCTATTTACACTTTAGCCCCTCAACTAGTTACAAGTGCATCATAGTATAGTCTATACAACTCAACAGTTCCAACATGCACATTTAACAACTGGCAACTGCATATTTTTGCATAGTGTGATTGATCAAGCAAAGCCTTACAGCTTAGCTATGTCTTTAAACGGAGAACAAAATTTTCCTGGTGCTTCTACTTCCAAAAGCAGAGCTTAAAACACGAAAAAGttctcaaaatataaaaaaaacattCTCTCTAATCATCGTTTGTTAGTTTTTGCTTGCGATCCAATTTTTACTCTGGCTAATGCTCTGGCTAAAATCACCTCCACATCATCCTCTCTCTGAAACTGTATTTTGCAATAATAAACACATGAAGTTTGTCAAGCACAATACATAGAGAGTAAGTAATAATAGAAGAGCAGCAAAACGTAATTCCAACCCAGTCATTGTATTTTAACAAATCTTTGCATGTGGTGCAGCAATGTTAGTTTTGAAGGTTAATTCAATGTGCCCAAAAATGACGAGCAAACTAAGATTAACcagaaaaatgggaaaaaaagtAAGTGAAAAAAACAAATGGAGTTTATGAGTACCTCAATGATTTTTGCAATGGACCCGAAAGTCAATGACAAAGTTCTCAAACCTGGAAGAATCCAAATAAAGCCATCTAGAATTTTTTGAGAAGTTGCAGTAGATGAATAAATTTGCAATTCCAGATTCTTGATATCATGGATTGGTGGAAGTAATGTCTCAGTTAGCTCATCAGGAAAGATGATATCCTGACAACACCATCAAAAAACAACTCAACATAATCAATAACCAAACAGTTGAATAGTCGTAGAAACTCAAATTGAGTTACAGAGATCAAGTCACATACATAGTTACAAATAACAGTAAAAATCAGCGCTGCTTATATGTCAAAAACCCAAATAgttgaaacaaaaataaaagcaggatgAGCAAGCTAGTACGCAATCTCGAACCAAACGTTTCATCTGCTTTTATTTGCATGCACTTTCTGTATTTGACTAATaaagataacaacaacaacaacaacccagtgcaTTCCATCAACGGTAGGGTCTaaggagggtaatatgtacgcagaatTTACCCGTACCTTTAAAAAGGCAGAGATGTTGTTTTcagtagaccctcggctcaaggaagATAAAGGAAAGGGTCAATGACAAGCAAACCAATCGTAAAATCAAGCGAAAAACACACAACTAGCACTAGTTAGTACAATTAAAACCAAAGCAAAAACAACAAGTAATAATAGAAGTCCAGAAAGGCGAAAACACGTAAAGACATGGTGTACTAAAGCTATTGTAACAAAACAAAGACAAAGCTCGACTACTAATCCTCTATCCTAATTCTCAACCTCCACACCATCCTATCCATGGTCATCGTATCCATGGTCATGTCCAAAGACACTTACAAAAATGTAGTATTGTTCGCAACATAGTAAAAATACATACGTACTCAATCTATCTAGAGCAACCCATGTCCGTTAATTAGTTTAATGAGAAAAGAATGCATATCAAATAACCATGATTAAATGCTATAATTTGCCAAAAAAAACTATATATCTACTGATTTGGGTAAACATGTTGGGTAAAAAAAGTTGTACATTACCGGATCCATTGCAAACAAAAAAAGACGAAATTAAGGGTTTACCTGTTCATTCTCGCAAATCAAACTCAAGTGCTTGGAATGAGCAAAAGACTCCAAAATATttcttaaccaaatataccagcgAGCATTAAGCATTTTGAGTCTTAAATGGAATTTAACAAATTCCAACCCATTACAAGCTTTAATTCCACGAAAAGAAGTAAGACCACCATAGTACTCCCAAGGATTTTAAGTTAGGAGCCTGTAATATTATCTCGTCAACTCTATCAAATTTTTCTAACTTCAGCACAAACTTCGCCAGATGCTGGAGAAACAAAAAGGAATTCAAAATGCTCGCGGAGCATATCAACTCCAGAAAAAACATCACGGCGACAACCATCTATCACAAGGTTCTCAAGTTGAGGGAATCTGTTTATAAAAGGACTCAATGTCTTTTCTAGGGCATAAACCCTTTCCAATGTCAAATTCTTGACCGTAGTAGGAGAAGCCATCTCGAATTCGTACTTATCCACTTCAAGCCTTAAATATGAAAATACAATAGACTCCAGCTTTTTAGACTTTACTTGTAATTTGGATTCACACGCAGTGTATTCCACCTTCAAAAATTTTAAGGTAGGATTTGGAACTACTATTGTGCCCAAGTATTCTGGATAAGGCTCTATGACTAATTCCTCGATTCGAGGGAACCCGGCTATGAAATCTGCGAATACAAAATCATCACCCCACCGGCGAGACATCATATAGAAAGAGTGATCTTAGATTAGGAACCATAAAATTAGAGTCTGAACTAATCTCACAATCTTTGATACTTAAAACAACTAATGTAGCAGATAAAAAAGTAACACCAGATAAAGAGAAAAGGTGGAAAGGCTCCTCATAAGTAAGCGCTTCTATAGCAAGATGTAACGCTTTAACCTTGTTTTCTATGGCAAAATTTATCCATTTTTTGACCAGCAATTCACAAGAAGAGTTTTTATCAACTGTTATTCGAAGAAAGAGCATGCCAATTTCACCGTTCTCTAAATAAATATCTGAGAGGGAAGCCCAAAGTCTTAGCCATCTCTTGGACCAAACACTAGCTCTGGCTGCATCTTTCGGGTGAACCCGGAAAAAAATTTCACGGATTATTTTGACTGGCAAATTGGAAATTCTATCGACACAGGCTATATCATGTCCTCCTACTGTGGTCTCTGTAATTGCAATTTCATGGCTATTTGGATATTTTGGAGTTTTCCACAGAAACTTTCTtcttcgtggcatttttggaacGATGAGAAATGACTAGCGGAAATGAAAAGAAATTTAAAGCATCATAGTATTAACTTTGGGAAAGAACCAGAGGAATATAAAGGGCATGTTGTAATCGGAAGAGATCAACATTAGTGAACCTCGTGGACGTAAAACCCTTTATTtcaattggctttatttattccCCGTTCAATCACCGACTATTACCATTTATTTTCATAGTTATCTTTACGGGAGTGGAAGAGACTTATCGATTACGAAGCTCTTGTCCCGATAACGCAAAGATCATTTGTTCAAAATGGCAAATGCCAGTACAGTGTGATTAGGAACCTGTACTCCCTCGAAAATTAGTCATACTAGAGGCCGTCTAGACATaacaaattttttctttttctcgaaATTAGTATTTGaacataaattttttaatttttatttaaagataaattttgaaattttaaaaaatttcaaaaaattatttttcaaaatttttacttaGATCACttataaaacttcaaaaataacccaaaattatattcatgtccaaacaaaactttaattttcaaatattattttcacttaaaaaattgtttcactttattttgttttgaaaatttagaattcttatgtccaaacgccacAAAATACTTCCGTTGTTGCAATTTATATTTGGACCTCTTCATAGTACAATAGTCAACTGGACCAATTTTCGGTGAATTCACATATtaatttttaagtattttaaaataaattttatatctttaaaaatatgtgaattttggaaaaaatgtaatttttgaagttaagttgaaaaattatatttgaaaatatatttggaTATGTATTTCACTTGAAATAATATTACAGTAATATTGCGAGCGAAAACGAaattttacatgaaaagtggtaaATTTAGAAACTAGTCttcataattttttaaaactcGTCTTCAAAAATCCCCTTAAATGTAAAACAAAACATGATTTGAAATATTTTTCGGGAAAAAAATATGGCCAAATAGCTCCTTAAGTCATAATAGTTAACaattgaaaatatttaaaaactatttgCAAACAAATGGTCAAAGAAAAACTTGTTTGACTTCCCAAAAGAATAGATTGATTCTTTTAAGGAAAGATTACTAATCAAATGAATAAATTTTTACTAGTAAAATTAATCTCTTTCTTTTTTGGGAAAATATCCTCGAACCAGAATTTTAAAGCTGGCAAGAAATTTTTAGTTTTGGCAGCATAATTTACGATTTTGCAGCAGGCTATTTTTTCAAAGGTTTTGTAACAatgtcaaaataaaaatgatgaCACTAAATAATCCAATTATTAAGACTATATTTATCTTGTAATTTACGCTGAGTGAGCACATTATTAGTTAGTATAGTTGGTGTTAGTTAGAATAGTCTGTTAGCTATTACATATTAGTTAGTGGAGgtttatttcttattttcttgctagttgtATCCTAGTTGTACACATGTATATAACTGAACAGTACTCAATAAAAAGGTTAGAGTTTCATTTCATAAAGTTAGAGACTCTCTACAGTTCTCATTTCTCTCTCTACAAGCTCCATCTTCTAGAAGCTACTGAATCCTCCATTGGAGGAGATACAGAGCTCAGTCAACATCTGTAATCctgacatggtatcagagcggagGTTCTCTCATCGACCACACcccttctttgtttttttttgttgattcTAGTTACGGAGTAATCTAGGGTTCTTCGTCAATCAGAATTTGAGGAAAATCTCGATTGGACGCATGCATTGACGATTCATCAACAAATAGAAGAAATTAAGCTACATTTCAGCTACACGAACATCAATCCAACTGTTTTTACATAGTTTCGATGGTGATAGCAGAACAGACTGAAGAGACAACCACAGCGGCAACAACGCAGACGGTAATCAATGCACCTAGCCCTCTTTGCATACATCCTTCTGACATTGCTGGTTCCATACTAGTACATGTTCCATTTGATGGAATTGGATATCGTTCCAGGAGAAGAAGTGTATTGAGAGCTCTTTTAGTGAAAAACAAATTAGGTTTTATTAATTGGGATAGTAAGAGACCCGATGCAATGTCTCCACATTTTTGTCAGTGGGAGAGATGTGAAGATATGGTCACCTCATGGATCCTAAATTCTCTGGCAAAGGACATTGCTAATAGTGTTGAGTATGTGAATGATTATGTTGAGCTGTGGAAAGAACTGGAGGATCGATGTGACCAGACGAATAGAGTTAAGTTGTACCAAATCCAGAAAGAAATCAATGATTTGAGTCAAGGAATGCTTGATATCATTGGCTACtacacaaaaatgaagaagctttGGGAAGAATTGAACACTCTCAGCATCAAAACTCATTGTAGTTGTGTGTGTACCTGTGGGACAAAGGAAAATATGCATAAGGCAGAACAAGATAGAAGGTTAATACAATTTCTAATGGGACTCAATGAAGTTTATACAGTTGTTCGAGGAAGCATACTCATAATGAATCATCTGTCATCCATGGCACATGCATTTGCTCTGTTGATATAGGAGGAAAACCAGAGGGAAATCATGCCAAGAAATCAATTAAATGTAGTCTCTCGAAAATTAGTCATACTAGAGGCCGTCTGGACATaacaaattttttctttttcccgaAATTAGTATTTGaacataaaattttaatttttatttaaagataaattttggaattttttaaaattttaaaaaatttcaaaaaattattttcaaaattttcacttagaTCACTTATAAAACattaaaaacaacccaaaattatattcatgtccaaacaaaactctaattttcaaatattattttcacgTGAAAAattgttttacttttttttttgaaaatttagaattcttatgtccaaacgccacAAAATACTTCCATTGTTGCAATTTATATTTGGACCTCTTCATAGTACAATAGTCAACTGGACCAATTTTTGGTGAATTCGCATATtaatttttaagtattttaaaataaattttatatctttaaaaatatgtgaattttggaaaaaatgtaatttttgaagttaagttgaaaaattatatttgaaaatatatttggaTATGTATTTCACTTGAAATAATATTACAGTAGTATTGCGAGCGGAAACGAaattttacatgaaaagtggtaaATTTAGAAACTAGTCttcataattttttaaaactcGTCTTCAAAAATCCCCTTAAATGTAAAACAAAACATGATTTGAAATATTTTTCGGGAAAAAAATATGGCCAAATAGCTCCTTAAGTCATAATAGTTAACaattgaaaatatttaaaaactatttgCAAACAAATGATCAAAGAAAAACTTGTTTGACTTCCCAAAAGAATAGATTCATTCTTTTTGAAAGGAAAGATTACTAATAAAATGTATAAATTTTTACTAGTAAAATTAATCTCTTTCTTTTTTGGGAAAATATCCTCGAGCCAGAATTTTAAAGCTGACAAGAAATTTTTAGTTTTGGCAGCATAATTTACGATTTTGCAGCGagctatttttttaaaagttttgtaacaatgtcaaaataaaaatgatgacactaaataattcaattattaagaCTATATTTATCTTGTAATTATGCTGAGTGAGCACATTATTAGTTAGTATAGTTGGTGTTAGCTAGAATAATCTGTTAGCTATTAGCATATTAGTTAGTGGAagtttatttcttattttcttgctagttgtATCCTAGTTGTACACATGTATATAACTGAACAGTACTCAATAAAAAGGTTAGAGTTTCATTTCATAAAGTTAGAGACTCTCTACAGTTCTCATTTCTCTCTCTACAAACTCCATCTTCTAGAAGCTACTGAATCCTTCATTGGAAGAGATACAGAGCTCAGTCAACATCTGTCATCctgacatggtatcagagctgaaGTTCTCTCATCGACCAcaccctttctttgttttttttgttgattCTAGTCACTGAGTAATCTAGGATTCTTCGTCAATCAGAATTTGAGGAAAATCTCGATTGGACGCATGCATTGACGATTCATCAACAAATAGAAGAAATTAAGCTACATTTTAGCTACACGAACATCAATTCAACTGTTTTTACATAGTTTCGATGGTGATAGCAAAACAGACTGAAGAGACGACCACAGCGGCAACAACGTAGACGGTAATCGATGCACCTAGCCCTCTTTGCATACATCCTTCTGACATTGCTGGTTCCACACTAGTACATGTTCCATTTGATGGAATTGGATATCGTTCCAGGAGAAGAAGTGTATTGAGAGTTCTTTTAGTGAAAAACAAATTAGGTTTTATTAATTGGGATAGTAAGAGACCCGATGCAATGTCTCCACATTTTTGTCAGTGGGAGAGATGTGAAGATATGGTCACCTCATGGATCCTAAATTCTCTGGCAAAGGACATTGCTGATAGTGTTGAGTATATGAACGATTCTGTTGAGCTATGGAAAGAACTAGAGGATCGATGTGACCAGACGAATAGAGTTAAGTTGTACCAAATCCAGAAAGAAATCAATGATTTGAGTCAAGGAATGCTTGATATCATTGGCTACTACACAATAATGAAGAAGCTCTGGGAAGAATTGAACACTCTCAGCATCAAAACTCATTGTAGTTGTGTGTGTACCTGTGGGACAAAGGAAAATATGCATAAGGCAGAACAAGATAGAAGGTTGATACAATTTCTAATGGGACTCAATGAAGTTTATACAGTTGTTCGAGGAAGCATACTCATGATGAATCATCTGTCATCCATGGCACATGCATTTGCTCTGTTGATATAAGAGGAAAAGCAGAGGGAATTCATGCCAAGAAATCAATTAAATGTTGATTCCATTGAATTGAATGTTAATCTAGAGGAAGAACCTTCAAGACAAACTACTCAACTAAAAATCAAATTACGAACAACAGACCTCGACCCTTTTGTGACCATTGCAAACAACCAGGTCACACCAAGGACAAGTGTTATAAGCTGCATGAATACCCCCAGGGTTTTAATCAAGGGTCACAACAATACAAGTAGAGTTCTCAAggatacaacaacaatacaagattCAACAAAGGGAATAACACCATGTCAAATGCAGTTGCAAACATCGTTAGAGGAGAGGAGGTGGAACACCAAGGAGAAAATCAAAGCATGAGCTTTTCAAAAGAGCAGTATGGAAAAATTGTCAGCCTGCTGTAGCATTTTCAGATTGGAAGTATTGGAGAAAATTCAGCCAGTGCAAATATGTCTAGTGGAGTTTCTGTGAACTTTGCAGGTATGATTGCTTTCACCTCTTCAATTGATTTTGATAATCCATCATGCAAATATTTTAGTGGAAAAGCTGACTTATGGATGTTAGATTTCGGGGTATCACACAATATAACTTTTAACAAAACTCACCTATAAAATATTGTAAGCCTACCATATCTTCTGTTAGTTAAAATTCCAAATGGTTACAAAATTAAAGTAACTGAAATTGGAGATGTACCCCTAACACCTAAAAATTGTTCTGTACAGAGTCTTGTTTATTCTATCCTTCAAATGTAATTTAGTGTTTATCAGTTCCTTAGAAATACATCTCAAATGCATTGCATCCTTCTCTGACACTTCTTGTCTACTGCAGGCCCTTTTACTGAAGAGGACTCTGGAGATTGGTAAGATGTATGATGGACTGTACTTCCTCTGTTCTAAGTGTCTGAAGAAATGTAGTCTTACACCTGAACAAAATTGTGATCTTCCTTGTTTTTCTGTTCATGCTGATAATGTGAATGATATTACACTGTCTATCTCATTTTTACAATCCATTCCCTATTGTAAATAATTccaattgcaataataaagacAATGTTTTTGGTTTGTCTTCTTGCTCATCTCTTAGTGATAATGTGGATCTATTGTGGCATTTTAAACTTGATCATGTATCTTTCAATAAAATGAGAGGCATTTCTACTATACTTGCAACCTTTTCTACCAGACAACCTTTCATGTGTACCATTTCCCCTATGGCCAGGCAATCTAGGCTTTCCTTTCCTCAAAGAACAACTGACACTactaaaatttttaaaatactCCATGTAGATATGTAGGGTCCCTACCATGTGTCCACACATAATAACTTCAAATACTTCCTTATCCTAGTAGATGATTATAGTAGGTCTACTTGGACCCATTTCTTGAGTTGCAAAAGTAATGCACTATAAGTCATAAAGCTTTTGTGAGTATGGTAGAAAATCAATTCCAAACCACTATTAAATGTATAAGGTCTGATAATGGCCTAGAGTTTACTAGAAATGAATAGCCTTTTTTTTTCAATCAAAGGGAATAAATCACCAGAAAACATGTCATTATacatcacaacaaaatggagtggtggAAAGAAAACATAAATATCTTCTTGAAGTGGCCAAGGCACTACTCTTTCAATCCAAACTACCATTGAAATATTGGGGAGAATATGTACTTACAACAACCTTTCTCATTAACAGACTTCCAACTACTCTTCTAAAGAACAAATGTCCTTTTGAACTGTTATATGGAAAGAAGCCCAATTACTCTCACTTGAGAAGTTTTGGATATTTGTGTTATCCAACTGTACCAAAGCCTATAAGATACAAACTTGAACCAAGGACTACCCCACATATGTTTGTAGGATATCCTTGGCACAAAGGGGTATAAGGTACTATCTGACCACTAAGAAAATACATATCTCTAGAGATGTTTGATTCTATGAATCAATCTTTCCTTTCACTTTCAATCTTGTTGTAGGCAACATTCAACCTATTTTTCATAATGTACCAACCACTAACAACTCACCTGATCATACTGATGCTTGTATACCTCACAACATTAATGATCAGGAGAACATAAATCTTCCATTCCCTGATGTGCCATCTCTTTCTCCTTCACCTACACCTTTCTCACATGAGACACATGTTCCAATTGAACACCTTCAAGATATAACACCAACTCAGCCTTCAATAGAATAACCACTAGGATACATAAGATCTCACAgggagcacaaactcccatcACATCTGAATGATTATGTTTGCAATCTACCAAACCTAAAGTCTAATTCTAATTTCTCCCTGCATACTATGTTTTCTCATAATAACCACATTACTTCTTATGCCCTACATTCTGATAGTCAACATGTTGTAAAGAACATCTGTAATGATAGAGAACTAACTTCATATGAAGAAGCAGCCATGTATCCTGCTTGGCAAAGTGACATGACACAGGAATTTGAGGCCTTGTATGCTAATAACACATGGGACCTAGTCCCCTTACCTAAAGGAAAACAGGCCAATAGATGTAAATGGGTgtataaaggaaaacataaagcAGATGGCAGTATAGAAAGGTACAAGCAAGATTAGTTGTAAAGGATACACTCAGCAAGCTGGTATAGACTACATGGAGACTTTCTCTCCATTAGTCAAGATGACAACTATCATGTCCCTCATTGCCATAATAGCAAAGAGAAAATGGGAAATCTCACAACTGGATGCGAATAATGCATTTCTCCATGGATATTTGCATGAGGAAGTGTATATGCAGGCTCCTCCAGGTCTTGAAGTGCACTCTCCAGGGTTAGTTTACAAGCTGAACAAGTtctatggattgaagcaggctaGTAGACAATGGTGTATAAGTTGACTGAAGTCCTATACCCAAAAGGGTACACACATTCCACAGGAAACAAGGTTCCTCTATTGTCTTTGTAGCAGTATATGTTGATTGTGTGTTGCTCACAGGGACTGATACAGAAGAAATCAACCAGCTCAAGGCTTTCCTACGTGACAAGTTTAAAATTAAGGATTTGGGGAAGTTACATTACTTCCTAGGGCTAGAAATCCTTTACATTACTTCCTAGGATTTGTCCTAGACATGTTAAAGGAATATGAGTGTCTACATTCCCCAGGTTTGACTTCTCCCCTTGATCCTACAATAAAGTTGAAAGCTAAAGAGGGGGCTTCATTTTCTGATCCTACCTTCTACAGGAAATTAGTTGGAAAACTGAACTTCTTTACAAATACTAGGCTAGACATAGCACATGTGGTTCAATATCTCAGTCAGTTTATGCAAGATCTTAGAGAGCCTCACATGCATGCAACCTATTATATgctgagtgtcacgacccaaactgaagggccatgactagcacccgaccacacttgccgagcaccaacgtacatttcatctaaccttcattattatcttttagggctgacgagatcaatataaatggtagacctagatcatggacaaccagcaataaaatatgacggcatgaacatacatagcaggggatgaccagacaatcaagaaactacatataaggtatgagctaccacgctactatgaaagactatacaacaaaaactagccgacaaggcataccaaactatacatgagccgacacctgtctatgagcctctaaaagaacataagtgttgcaacatagccggaacagggccccgacatacccataatgtctataacaaaaattgcataccaagaccaaggcaagtccagagaagggatctcgccaatcaccgctgaactggacagtctactgtggtgggggagctacacctgcctgtctatcaggacctgcagcacgacatgcagtgtccacaaataaaaggacgtcagtacgaataaagtactgagtatgtaaggcaaggaaccacaaatacgatcagtagagaatatacaacctgtaacatcttagtacctctgagggctacttacatgaaatgcatgatacatatgtataaatacataaacctttaaagcattcgcctctgtgggcatcatcatcatcatatcgtacccggccataataggctcggtagaatcgtacccggccacgtggagctcggtaaaacccaactgatcagtggttgcacaataggtaccgtacccggccaactatagcgtggctcggtagagtaaaatagatacatatatataatgcatgctcgactcatggaatcacattctaaacctttcggagtgacgtaaggtcggtatcctctatacgcgttattaggactaactctttactatgaaccttataagaatcaggaagtaccaataacattgataacataagaataagagaagcaacattaacatcaatcgttccataacagggaaaacaatgtaagtactgctagcttctaagagtagagtatctttggaagctcgttcattacattatgtacaattggagtcgtgcaaaagaaggaaaggaatAGTCTCACATatcttgtatatactgccccaatctcaagctatgcaattgtcaaaactccttagtctacaataagagaaacaatactatcgttatcatttaagcgtcataactattatgtatcgaccacaacctattttacgatgaaacggacagcacctcccctatatatatgacctcacaccattcaaaacaatcaccaaacagcccaaacaacatcaataataaacatattgagcctcccaaaatagtccacacacagcctaatcactccatacatacgacgaccaccgtagtcgtgtcaaacaacctggaaatattacgaataactatcagcccataaacctacatatatatggtgtttctccacacccttcctcctccaaaactccacaagatagtagtaaaatatgcagcccaacaacaacgcaaaacagtccacaaaacaataacattactaccaagcctttcgatatatatctcacaagttctagcttcaatggcttagtcgcaacttggataatcttaaatacatatagagtaagaggttcctttcctttatacagaaagaacaactccaatttgaccttaaatttccatgaaatatccctccaatgctgccacaacaacaacaacaaagcgaaactagcgatcaattagtgtttttcggcact
Proteins encoded in this region:
- the LOC107788987 gene encoding putative F-box/FBD/LRR-repeat protein At1g78760, yielding MPRRRKFLWKTPKYPNSHEIAITETTVGGHDIACVDRISNLPVKIIREIFFRVHPKDAARASVWSKRWLRLWASLSDIYLENGEIGMLFLRITVDKNSSCELLVKKWINFAIENKDIIFPDELTETLLPPIHDIKNLELQIYSSTATSQKILDGFIWILPGLRTLSLTFGSIAKIIEFQREDDVEVILARALARVKIGSQAKTNKR
- the LOC107788985 gene encoding uncharacterized protein LOC107788985 yields the protein MSPHFCQWERCEDMVTSWILNSLAKDIADSVEYMNDSVELWKELEDRCDQTNRVKLYQIQKEINDLSQGMLDIIGYYTIMKKLWEELNTLSIKTHCSCVCTCGTKENMHKAEQDRRLIQFLMGLNEVYTVVRGSILMMNHLSSMAHAFALLI
- the LOC107788984 gene encoding uncharacterized protein LOC107788984 gives rise to the protein MVIAEQTEETTTAATTQTVINAPSPLCIHPSDIAGSILVHVPFDGIGYRSRRRSVLRALLVKNKLGFINWDSKRPDAMSPHFCQWERCEDMVTSWILNSLAKDIANSVEYVNDYVELWKELEDRCDQTNRVKLYQIQKEINDLSQGMLDIIGYYTKMKKLWEELNTLSIKTHCSCVCTCGTKENMHKAEQDRRLIQFLMGLNEVYTVVRGSILIMNHLSSMAHAFALLI